The nucleotide window GTTCCAGGAAGTCGGCTGCCAGGACCAAACGGCCTTGCGGCTCGAATTCCACGGGCCAGGCTTCAACCATATTTCGAAGTCGGCTGACCACATGAGGCTTGTCGGGTAGCGGCTCATCCATAGAACAGATATTGGTTATGATATCCCGGGCCTTCAGCATGGGCTGTAGGGCCGGATGGGTCATGGGAAGTGACCCCACAATTTGGTCGATGAGGAGACTGTATCGAGGCAGTCGCTGCACGGGCTCGATGAGAATGGAGCGAACAGTCTGTTCGCCTGTTTGGTGAACGCGCTGCCTGAAGCTTGACTGCTGGTCGAGGAACGAGTTGAGCAGGGTCGGGAaatgctggctggctttgATGTAGTTTTGGTAGCATTCTGTAAATTTCGGGAACCATTCCAAGAACaagcgcgccatggccagggCGCCGCTCGGGTCGCGTATCCGCGGGGAGTTCCCTAGCTTAGAGCCTAGGATGTTGGGCGTTGTAGTCTCCATGTCTTTggtcgcctcctcctccgactCGTCCATAATCTTCCGAAGCTGTTGGACAAACTCCGAGTTGACCTGCAAGATGCTGTCCGCGGAAGGTGGAAACAGCCTCCCGAGTTCCTCCTCGGACGGACTCAGGCTATCCGGTGACCGTTTCTTGGCCGACTCTCGGAAGTCACGAGCAATGTGGTGCACCAGCTCACCAAGTTTCATGACGTAGCGCTCCTCCGTGTCGACAAGCTCAGCCAGTTTCATCCTCAGCTCAAACTTCTGGTCCTTGGTGAATGACTTGCTTCGGTTCAAGGCCGTCGGCTTGGACGGTGCCCGACGCAGTCGACTTGTGGGTAGGAATACCGGTTCGCCGAGAAGTTTCACGAGCGGCGTGTAGCCACCATACTGGCGCAATGTCGGATCAAGTAtgtcgtcctcatcgtcagGTACCTCTTCGTAATCGGTGGGTTGTAGCGGCACGATGGTGCCGGGCGGGAGCACGAaatcgacgtcgacatggctCACATGCTGGGTTTGGAGCGCCTCGTTGAGCGCTGTGATAACGGAGGTCGCATTTTCGCTTTTGGTCATGGTAGCGACCAAGTCGGCAGCGTGCTGCTCGCCAAAGAGCGCAGGCGCGCTGCCAGGTCGTTTGCCCCTGGTGGGATACGCATTGCGCAGGTATGTCTTGACGCCGTCCGAGAGCTCGTTGAAGTACTTGAAGAGGCCAAATGCAAGGCCACGATagacctcgtcgccctggaaTTCGCGGGGTAGGTGGTTGACGACGGTGTAGAAGGGTGAGTTGGGCGAGATGGTGACGCGTGGAAAGGACTGgaagccggcgggcgagagaaCATGGAGCTGGACGCGGGAGCTGTTGTGCGTGTAGTTGGCCGTGGTCGAAGGCCCgtggaagacgaggacgggcaggTGACCGAGCAGCGGGTCCGAGGCATGGTAGAGAACGACGCTCTCGGGCGAGAGCGCCAGGTCGTCGGTGACGCGAACCATGGTCCCGTCAACGGGCCGCGCTCATGCTAGAGGCGTcgggccggcctcgagcgaTGAGGTGTGTGCAGGCGCGTGAGCCGTGCCGGCTGGTATTTGTTGTCTCTGGCCAAGGGTGTGGCCCGTCGTCGCTTGGTCGCGGTcggaggagggggccgtCTAATCGGTCGCAGTCTCTTCGTTACGACGTGAGCGCGCGGTGCCTGTCGATGCCGTGCGCACAACAACGCATGAACGGAGCGGGTCCGGTGTGGGCCACCTCACGCAGGCGGGCGTTGAATGGTGACGCCGAGGCGTACAGGTAAACatgtactacgtacgtatgtatgaTGCGAGAAGGATTGGATGGCTCGCGTGCGAGGCTTTTGTCGATATGCAGCCCACACGGAGGCGATCGGGGAACCACGGTGGCGCAGGGCGCTCAAGCCCAGGTAGACAAGGCGCGCGACGGGGTCAAGAACAGACAAGGGCAGGGGGTATTTACAGAATAAAGGCTATGCGCGATGCCGGTGATGCCACGGGGTGAAGAATAAGATGGGTAAGCGTCCCTGCGCTGTGGTGAGACCAGCCGAAATGGGGTCCCTTTTCCTGTCCGAACACTCGCTGTATGTAGTTTACGTCCTGCAAACGAGCGGTCAAGCGAGGCAAGTACGGAAGATCATGGATCCCGGCAGGCTAGACGCGTCAAACGCGTCAGGGCCAGTGCGATCGGACCCAGCACTGACTGCAGGTGGCTTCTTGGTTTGTTGGCCTGCTAAAAAAAGCACGAGTGGGCCCCTGACCACTGAACCCCGTCCCGCCATGTAAACAACGCTGTGCCGAAaatggatggaggggcagcagcccgctTTATTATCCCTGAACAACCCCGCCGACGATGTCCTCCAGGCCCCTCACTGTCTGTCAGTATCTAGACCTCACTCATTCGCTACTCACGCCCTCGTGCCCGCTGCACTCATCATGAGATTGATGCATCACTTGTCATAGCACTGCATCTAGTGCAAACGCCAAAAGCCATCATGAGCCAGGAGCAGGGGATAACTCTCCTCCACCTGCCGCACGATGCGGGCtaccgcctcgtcgagctgccacCCGAGCTTGAGTCGTTACTCGAATCTGACGCCGCCCCGGTGTAGGTGCTATGTgatccccctcctctccatCTCGGGACCAACACTTTGGGTATCTTATATCTGACAACCGCAGTCTCACTCTCGAATCGTCAGAATCCGCCGCGGTGCTCAAGACGGCCGACAAATCATATGCGATGCGGCAGAAGAACACTTCGAACGCTCTATTTCTGATTTCGCCGAGCACGCCGTCCTCCAACCCTCAGCCCGGCCTATCCATCATCTCAACCATACAGGAAActgtcgagctcgacgccgttcCTGAGTCGACCGTCAACAGGGGCCCCTTGAAAGATACGGGTAGCAAGGGCAAGTGGCATGAGAGATTTGGAAAAAATCGCTAGCCTCAAGGACCTTTATTACGAATACAATGCATCCGAAAGTAACAGCTCCAATGCAGCCACACAGGATAAGTGGCATCTATATGTGATATTGGGTTTCCTAACATGCGTCGCGTTGTATACTGTACTATTATTGGTCGTTGGCAGCGTCTGAGTTGACCCATTTGATCACTCGTCCTCATTTTCGTCCTCGGACACGATCTTCCGTCCCGCTTTTTGCCGACCTCTTGCAGGCTGTCTTCGAGCCGGCGTCTTTGTCTTGCTTTCTTGCTCTTCCTCTGATGCCTGGTCTTTGTTTGAGGGCCTGCCGACGTCGTGCTGGTGGTCCTCCATAATGAGTCCATCATCTACCGGTTCCTCTCCGTCCTCATCTCCAACTGGGAAAAAGCTCGATATTTGCTGGCTTGTACCATCTTCATTGACATCCTCCTCGTAGCCCTCAGGCAAAAATCCGCCCGCCAAGTCTTCGTCATGATGCTCCGCCAACGGCTCGTGGAGCGGGACGCCGCCCTTGTGCGCAAATACCGACACGCTGTCGTCAATGTCGCCATACTCTTGACGAATCCGTTGTACAATGCGTAGGCCCATTATAAACTTGCGCCATTGTTTCAATGACGCGGTGCGCCGCTTTTCGTCTTCCTTTCGGCgccgctcggcctcgtccttttCCAGCTCAGCCATGACTTGGTCGCGGTGCTCTTCTGCGATAACGACTCCCTGTATCACAGGTACTGCCATGCGGTGCCCAAACTCAAAGTCGACGACAGCCTCAGCATAGTCGATCTGTAGCCTCTTGCAGACACGCATGGCACCTCGAAACGGCACATGGACCGCACCTTTGGGACACATGTGTTCCGCAAACAAATCAATATTCCTATGCGATGGTAAGCAATAGTTCTGGTAGTAGTACAGGAGCTGGCATATATACCCATATTCATTCTTCGGGATGACGCCATCCTTGATTGGAGGTGGTATGATCCAATCGGTCTGCTCAAAGCTGTACAGTCCCTGCAACACCTTTTCACCGGTggctgcctccgcctccagGATCACACGCTTCCGATTCAAGGTGGCAGCCCGATAGGGAACCCTTTTCAGCGGCTGCTCACCAGGGATGGGAGCTCGGCCCTGCTTGTGCCATGTCTCAGCGCTCTTGACATTGACAACGTCTGCGCGTAGGAAAACATCCAACTCCTCGACTTTGCCGCCTTTAAGCTTGTTCGTGAACTTCTTAGCAGGGGCTGCGTCAGGCTTGAgagcttcttctcgcctGAGATGTCTCTCCAGCACGAAGTCCTTGGATTGCTTGTAATATTGTAGCGTTTCTTGGCCTTCCTTGActtccttcttctcgggTTTGGCAGGTTTTAGATCGGTGGTGTCCTCCTGCTCATCGACCTCAGTGATAGGTCGTTTCCTGTCCCCTCGTCGATACCCCGACATAGCGGTCTTGAACCAGTCATATAACTCATAGCGCTTGACTTTGCCGTGACGATTATAGACCGGGATCTTGTCAGGAGACAAACGCACACCCTTGGTTCGACCAGGCATTGTTTGCCGCTTAAGATATCGCACTGTTATGTCCTTGGCTGTCCCGTCAGGGGAATATCCGACTATGTAAGCCATGATCTCTCGAGCCCTATCCGCCTTTGCCCCCCGCGGTTCGAATGACTCAACCAGGTCGCGGTTTGTTGCAATGGTCGCTTTGATGGGATCTACCGGCAAATACTTTTTGGTGACTGGGGATAGCACTTCAGTCCAGTAGTGGGGAAATTCCAAGTCGTTGTCGAACTTTTTTAACGTCCGTGTCTTCTTGGGCGTGATCTCCACCTCCACAACTGATTCGTCATCAGTGTCCATATATTCCAGCTTAAGCTTGTCGTCAGAGTCTTCCCGCTTGACTTTGTCAGATGATCGCACATTTCGCTTCTTGTCTGAAACCGCCTCCTGTGACATTTTCGGGGTTCTAGAGCCGTTCGCCTTTGACTTTCTTGATGCTTTGGTTGTCACGACTTCCTCGGCTGTCTTGTCGTCCTTCTCTGGCTCGGCATCTTCCAGTTTGTTCCACCCAAACCCGAGGCACTGCAAATTAGCAACCATGCGCGCTTCCAAGCCTAATCCCCGCAAAAGCGCCGTG belongs to Purpureocillium takamizusanense chromosome 1, complete sequence and includes:
- a CDS encoding uncharacterized protein (EggNog:ENOG503NW5A~COG:L), whose amino-acid sequence is MPPHVPRKRLRESPSPEKSPNGSGPKGHSTGSSRRKTTLYDDLDATAHPSSSKQFTSVASGFDEDDSDSSLTSLSDQEFEDVPAAKRPRIEQSDDEDDIEFEDVEAPTVSSTAVPTVSGDLELTLNKDTRISLTNPFGEKKGPTKRERKVRNATHCVHVMSLLWHNAVRNSWLCDAELQAIMVSHIPPRLWGEVERWRRNSGLVKALPPSKAKPPPKERAKGQGRRKAPSDREARDWSSEATRLEDGVVDMSHGDPLFRLMQTLVSWWKQRFRITAPGLRKWGYMDLERLDRLTKGFQDRPEDTARFGERILDLNSFRQCAIDCRGSRDVGAQLFTALLRGLGLEARMVANLQCLGFGWNKLEDAEPEKDDKTAEEVVTTKASRKSKANGSRTPKMSQEAVSDKKRNVRSSDKVKREDSDDKLKLEYMDTDDESVVEVEITPKKTRTLKKFDNDLEFPHYWTEVLSPVTKKYLPVDPIKATIATNRDLVESFEPRGAKADRAREIMAYIVGYSPDGTAKDITVRYLKRQTMPGRTKGVRLSPDKIPVYNRHGKVKRYELYDWFKTAMSGYRRGDRKRPITEVDEQEDTTDLKPAKPEKKEVKEGQETLQYYKQSKDFVLERHLRREEALKPDAAPAKKFTNKLKGGKVEELDVFLRADVVNVKSAETWHKQGRAPIPGEQPLKRVPYRAATLNRKRVILEAEAATGEKVLQGLYSFEQTDWIIPPPIKDGVIPKNEYGNIDLFAEHMCPKGAVHVPFRGAMRVCKRLQIDYAEAVVDFEFGHRMAVPVIQGVVIAEEHRDQVMAELEKDEAERRRKEDEKRRTASLKQWRKFIMGLRIVQRIRQEYGDIDDSVSVFAHKGGVPLHEPLAEHHDEDLAGGFLPEGYEEDVNEDGTSQQISSFFPVGDEDGEEPVDDGLIMEDHQHDVGRPSNKDQASEEEQESKTKTPARRQPARGRQKAGRKIVSEDENEDE
- a CDS encoding uncharacterized protein (COG:S~EggNog:ENOG503P8BC); protein product: MSQEQGITLLHLPHDAGYRLVELPPELESLLESDAAPVLTLESSESAAVLKTADKSYAMRQKNTSNALFLISPSTPSSNPQPGLSIISTIQETVELDAVPESTVNRGPLKDTGSKGKWHERFGKNR